Proteins found in one Aspergillus puulaauensis MK2 DNA, chromosome 8, nearly complete sequence genomic segment:
- the RPT6 gene encoding proteasome regulatory particle base subunit RPT6 (COG:O;~EggNog:ENOG410PJ13;~InterPro:IPR041569,IPR003959,IPR027417,IPR003593, IPR032501,IPR003960,IPR005937,IPR035261;~PFAM:PF16450,PF00004,PF07724,PF17862,PF07728;~go_component: GO:0005737 - cytoplasm [Evidence IEA];~go_function: GO:0005524 - ATP binding [Evidence IEA];~go_function: GO:0016787 - hydrolase activity [Evidence IEA];~go_function: GO:0016887 - ATPase activity [Evidence IEA];~go_function: GO:0036402 - proteasome-activating ATPase activity [Evidence IEA];~go_process: GO:0030163 - protein catabolic process [Evidence IEA]) produces the protein MALDNYYRNKIESMKLEIIQGQAVLRRLEAQRNDYNSRVRLLREELGLLQQPGSYVGEVVKVMSTKKVLVKVHPEGKYVVDIADGVDIGKLTVGKRVALLSDSYKLEKMLPSSVDPLVSLMMVEKVPDSTYDMIGGLDQQIKEIKEVIELGLKHPELFESLGIAQPKGVLLYGPPGTGKTLLARAVAHHTDCRFIRVSGSELVQKYIGEGSRMVRELFVMAREHAPSIIFMDEIDSIGSSRIDSAGSGDSEVQRTMLELLNQLDGFEPTKNIKIIMATNRLDILDPALLRPGRIDRKIEFPPPSVEARADILRIHSRSMNLTRGINLTKIAEKMNGCSGAELKGVCTEAGMYALRERRVHVTQEDFDLATAKILNKHDDKEVAVSKLFK, from the exons ATGGCGCTCGACAACTACTACCGCAATAAGATTGAGAGCATGAAGCTCGAGATAATTCAAGGGCAAGCGGTACTACGAAGACTTGAAGCGCAACGTAATGACTACAATTCGAGAGTGCGCCTACTGCGGGAAGAGCTCGGCCTACTTCAACAGCCCGGATCCTATGTCGGAGAGGTGGTGAAAGTCATGAGCACAAAGAAGGTTCTGGTGAAAGTACACCCGGAGGGTAAATATG TTGTCGATATTGCGGATGGCGTCGATATCGGCAAACTGACCGTCGGCAAGCGTGTCGCCTTGCTTTCCGATTCTTACAAACTTGAGAAGATGCTCCCCTCGTCCGTGGATCCGTTGGTTTCGCTCATGATGGTTGAGAAGGTCCCTGACAGCACATATGACATGATTGGTGGTCTTGATCAACAGATTAAGGAAATCAAGGAAGTTATTGAACTTGGCTTGAAACACCCTGAGCTGTTTGAGTCTTTGGGAATTGCACAACCTAAGGGGGTTCTTCTTTACGGGCCGCCGGGAACCGGAAAAACACTCCTCGCTCGAGCTGTCGCCCACCATACGGACTGCAGGTTCATCCGTGTTAGCGGATCGGAACTCGTGCAGAAGTATATTGGTGAAGGCAGCCGTATGGTTCGTGAACTATTCGTTATGGCTCGAGAACATGCACCAAGTATCATTTTCATGGACGAAATCGACAGCATTGGTTCCAGCCGTATCGACTCCGCGGGCTCAGGTGACTCGGAGGTCCAACGCACCATGCTTGAACTTCTCAACCAGTTGGATGGTTTCGAACCAACCAAAAACATCAAAATCATCATGGCTACTAATCGACTTGATATTTTGGATCCAGCGTTGTTGCGTCCTGGAAGAATCGATAGAAAGATCGAGTTCCCACCACCATC TGTCGAAGCCCGTGCAGATATCCTACGTATCCACTCTCGGTCAATGAATTTGACGCGTGGGATTAATCTCACGAAAATTGCAGAAAAAATGAACGGATGCTCCGGAGCCGAACTGAAGGGTGTGTGTACTGAGGCGGGTATGTACGCACTACGAGAGCGGCGAGTCCATGTCACCCAAGAGGACTTTGACCTGGCCACAGCCAAGATTCTCAACAAGCATGATGACAAGGAGGTAGCGGTCTCTAAGTTGTTCAAGTAG
- a CDS encoding uncharacterized protein (COG:S;~EggNog:ENOG410PG0N), whose translation MSEAELWASLVTTIDPDNTKNMSAVLQSTINLLETELVKARAALQEIQPNSTSMIVHGEELAVGAIAAYRQNLIGRAPDFFYGTRRLTPKELKLVPVVHEVELTDEEESVKERCETIVADVTLKATSLEDVLANSLILDHLVPYLSPGSLLALSATSNFMHSLIQETPYIFRHLDLSNCRGAQLVDQSPIDPGGQLWRTERMDESLSEDEFYSVPLRGIFANLNRRSILHGVRTLVLDGLSVPANLVSDIILSDSFNLNLLSIRGCRHLNERKLMQVLNYAVRPTRPVGTPRVKGIYYFTPMDLPQNSVRSRYRDWWSSQCFGQLTLADMTRTGNQGEDLHQNAWYGPSGKLLRHHIEEGWAQTLQRCDGIIGFDATMCRGPRHDIGFYATESHNDDEPRPETRLLGPAIATIALGPRGCDGCHTSEEGPAIWGQSPSEHHPLLTPPPLHSSSLAAARRPALFPGEHPVLISRCADCLTNRWCHRCNKWFCSNCLPNPEHVRNSLTPHQTAVRGPRCENERLGLGVTKDCWECGPTCAACKLECQRNCQVCQGDYCIDHNEGCSSTMCDWCNTSTRHRVRELY comes from the exons ATGTCCGAGGCAGAGTTATGGGCCAGCCTCGTCACTACTATCGATCCTGATAACACAAAGAACATGTCAGCTGTTCTCCAGTCTAccatcaacctccttgaGACAGAACTGGTCAAGGCCAGAGCTGCTCTCCAGGAAATTCAACCCAACTCTACGTCGATGATCGTCCATGGCGAGGAATTGGCCGTTGGAGCCATAGCTGCCTATCGCCAGAATCTCATCGGCCGTGCCCCCGATTTCTTCTACGGCACACGTCGCTTGACACCCAAGGAGCTGAAACTCGTCCCTGTCGTCCACGAAGTTGAGCTtaccgacgaggaggaaagtGTCAAAGAGCGGTGCGAAACCATAGTAGCCGATGTTACTTTGAAGGCAACATCCCTTGAAGATGTTTTAGCGAATAGCTTGATCCTCGATCACTTGGTGCCTTACCTCTCTCCGGGCTCTCTTCTGGCCCTATCGGCCACCTCAAATTTTATGCACTCTCTGATCCAAGAGACACCGTACATCTTTCGTCATCTTGATCTATCCAATTGTCGTGGCGCGCAATTAGTCGATCAATCGCCAATCGACCCTGGCGGCCAGTTGTGGCGGACCGAGCGGATGGACGAATCTCTATCCGAAGATGAATTCTATTCAGTCCCCCTAAGAGGCATCTTTGCCAATTTGAACCGAAGGTCCATCTTGCACGGTGTACGAACCTTAGTCTTGGATGGCTTGTCGGTTCCAGCAAACCTGGTCTCGGATATAATTTTGTCGGATAGTTTCAATCTAAACCTACTTTCAATAAGAGGGTGTCGACACTTGAATGAGCGGAAACTCATGCAAGTCCTTAACTATGCAGTGCGACCTACACGGCCAGTCGGAACACCCCGCGTGAAGGGTATTTACTACTTTACTCCCATGGATCTCCCTCAAAACTCAGTCCGAAGTAGATACCGAGACTGGTGGAGCTCTCAGTGCTTTGGCCAGCTCACTTTGGCGGATATGACGCGTACCGGTAACCAGGGAGAAGACCTCCACCAGAATGCCTGGTATGGCCCGTCAGGTAAACTGCTTAGACACCACATTGAGGAAGGCTGGGCGCAGACTCTCCAGAGGTGTGATGGAATCATTGGCTTTGACGCTACCATGTGTCGCGGTCCTCGACACGACATTGGCTTCTACGCTACGGAATCCCACAATGATGACGAGCCACGGCCAGAAACACGGCTTCTCGGACCAGCTATTGCAACGATTGCCCTAGGTCCCAGAGGATGCGACGGTTGTCACACGTCTGAAGAAGGTCCGGCTATCTGGGGCCAATCTCCAAGCGAACACCATCCCCTCctcacaccaccaccactccaTTCGTCTTCTTTGGCTGCAGCGAGGCGCCCAGCACTATTCCCCGGTGAACACCCCGTTCTGATATCCCGTTGTGCGGACTGTCTCACCAATCGGTGGTGCCATCGTTGTAACAAGTGGTTCTGCAGCAACTGTCTTCCCAACCCAGAGCATGTGAGAAACAGCTTAACACCTCATCAAACAGCTGTGAGAGGACCCCGTTGTGAAAATGAAAGACTTGGACTTGGCGTAACCAAAGACTGCTGGGAGTGTGGGCCAACA TGCGCTGCGTGCAAATTGGAATGCCAACGAAATTGCCAAGTATGTCAAGGAGACTACTGTATTGATCACAACGAAGGCTGCTCTTCGACTATG TGCGATTGGTGCAACACCAGCACTCGACATCGAGTACGCGAACTCTATTAG
- a CDS encoding putative ubiquitin fusion degradation protein (Ufd1) (COG:O;~EggNog:ENOG410PG2Y;~InterPro:IPR042556,IPR032353,IPR042299,IPR004854;~PFAM:PF16558,PF03152;~go_process: GO:0006511 - ubiquitin-dependent protein catabolic process [Evidence IEA]), whose amino-acid sequence MAREQNLLRWSSQFSVIPSQHTPRLPGDKIVLPQSALEQLLAAAPLQQVSSDNPPRSHTRSFDPFNPHTFAAESQAREYGVDRQHQLPHPLTFRLVNPQNGRVMYAGIREFSARENEIGLSFLLREALGIDDYEFTSEGNPERDAPIITVHVKPLPKGTYVRLRPLEAGYDPEDWKALLERHLRENYTTLTTGEVLTLPGSGEGSFRFLADRVEPEGEGICVVDTDLEVDIIALSEDQARETLQRRLTKASRVPGTKEDTSVGRVLNLGSEITGQVFPGDYVDYELQKWDNGSTIEINLNSEDDVDISLLVSPFSARQRNRPREDEFIFGELSGQAQKQISIASTNVELEGAEALYISVHAFASNDLNQQGAPPRSLPLPYSLQILSSISAPKPSALSTVDSDAHDPNDVQCKNCQQWVSQRTFVLHENFCFRNNILCIQCNNVYHKRSPEWQNHWHCPHDPSYGNDLTSLHKHDTIFHSKQSCHACGFDADGLQHLAQHRTTACPAKPILCQFCHLVVPQQGESDPDIYDPEVLLSGLTPHELVDGGRTTECHLCNKIVRLRDMKTHLRHHDLNRRSRPTPQICLNQNCGRTIDGRGVQSTIVPGADTLGLCSICFGPLYVDAYDPEGKALRRRIERRYLSQVMSGCGKPWCQNEYCKTGKQNRQPASDTPASMSAASILNLVRPIIDGADLHGKGPHTTPFYFCTDQSSQQRRGIADMLAVGDHESAGGRTYDLPWCIAAVEAVGCDPDKAQEWLENWAPARGEGAGDFKA is encoded by the coding sequence ATGGCTAGGGAACAGAATCTACTTCGCTGGTCGTCTCAGTTCTCTGTTATTCCGTCTCAACACACCCCCAGACTGCCTGGAGATAAGATTGTTCTTCCGCAGTCCGCCCTTGAGCAGCTCCTCGCTGCCGCCCCGCTGCAACAGGTATCTTCAGATAACCCACCTCGCTCGCATACAAGGTCCTTTGACCCGTTTAATCCACATACTTTCGCCGCCGAGTCCCAAGCCCGCGAATATGGTGTCGACCGACAGCACCAATTACCCCATCCGCTGACATTCCGTCTTGTTAACCCCCAAAATGGTCGAGTAATGTACGCCGGAATTCGCGAGTTCTCTGCGCGGGAAAATGAGATTGGCCTTAGTTTTTTATTACGTGAAGCCCTAGGGATTGATGATTATGAGTTTACGTCCGAGGGGAACCCTGAGCGTGATGCTCCTATAATCACCGTTCACGTCAAGCCATTGCCCAAGGGTACTTACGTTCGCCTGCGACCACTCGAAGCTGGCTATGATCCGGAAGACTGGAAAGCCCTACTAGAACGCCATCTACGCGAAAATTACACCACATTAACAACGGGGGAAGTTCTGACCTTACCTGGCAGCGGGGAGGGTTCATTTAGATTTTTGGCCGACAGGGTAGAGCCCGAAGGCGAGGGTATCTGTGTTGTGGACACCGATTTGGAAGTGGACATCATTGCGCTGAGTGAAGATCAAGCCCGGGAGACGTTACAGAGACGGCTGACCAAGGCCTCTCGTGTGCCCGGTACTAAAGAAGACACATCAGTCGGCAGGGTGCTCAATCTGGGATCAGAAATCACTGGGCAGGTGTTCCCGGGTGATTATGTGGATTATGAGCTCCAAAAATGGGATAATGGAAGCACTATAGAAATCAACCTTAATAGTGAAGATGACGTGGATATTTCCTTGCTCGTGAGCCCGTTTTCTGCTCGCCAAAGAAATCGTCCGCGGGAGGATGAGTTTATCTTTGGTGAGTTGTCGGGCCAGGCACAGAAACAGATCAGCATTGCATCAACCAATGTGGAATTGGAAGGGGCTGAGGCATTGTATATATCGGTACATGCATTTGCGTCCAATGATCTCAACCAACAAGGTGCGCCGCCTCGATCGTTACCATTACCTTATAGTCTGCAAATTCTATCTAGTATTTCAGCTCCGAAACCCTCAGCACTCTCGACTGTTGATTCAGATGCACATGATCCGAATGATGTCCAATGCAAAAATTGTCAACAGTGGGTTTCTCAGCGAACGTTTGTTTTGCATGAGAACTTTTGTTTTCGGAACAACATACTCTGTATTCAATGCAACAATGTGTATCACAAACGTTCCCCAGAATGGCAGAACCATTGGCATTGTCCTCATGACCCTTCATATGGTAACGATTTGACAAGCCTGCATAAACATGACACAATATTCCACTCGAAGCAATCTTGCCATGCTTGTGGATTTGACGCAGATGGACTCCAACATCTTGCTCAACATCGAACAACAGCCTGCCCGGCAAAACCTATCTTGTGTCAGTTCTGTCACCTGGTAGTTCCGCAGCAAGGCGAGTCCGACCCGGATATCTATGATCCTGAGGTGTTGCTCTCCGGCCTCACCCCGCACGAACTGGTAGATGGTGGCCGGACGACTGAATGTCACCTCTGCAACAAGATCGTCCGGCTGCGAGATATGAAAACacacctccgccaccacGACCTAAACCGCCGCTCCCGGCCAACTCCTCAGATATGCTTGAATCAGAACTGCGGGCGTACAATTGACGGCCGCGGAGTACAAAGTACAATAGTACCAGGGGCCGACACCTTAGGTCTCTGCAGCATTTGTTTCGGGCCTCTCTACGTCGACGCGTATGATCCGGAAGGTAAAgctctccgccgccgcatcGAGCGCCGTTATCTCTCTCAAGTAATGAGCGGATGCGGCAAACCCTGGTGCCAGAATGAATATTGCAAGACGGGGAAGCAAAATCGACAACCAGCCTCCGACACACCTGCGTCAATGAGTGCGGCCTCTATACTGAACCTTGTGCGACCTATAATTGACGGCGCCGATTTGCATGGAAAGGGACCGCACACCACACCCTTTTACTTCTGCACTGATCAATCGAGTCAGCAACGCCGTGGTATTGCGGATATGCTTGCTGTTGGGGACCATGAGTCGGCTGGTGGGAGAACATACGATTTACCCTGGTGCATTGCTGCCGTGGAAGCTGTGGGGTGTGACCCTGATAAAGCACAGGAGTGGCTGGAAAACTGGGCTCCTGCTCGAGGGGAGGGAGCTGGAGATTTCAAAGCATAG
- a CDS encoding transporter YIP1 (BUSCO:EOG092643QW;~COG:U;~EggNog:ENOG410PJZA;~InterPro:IPR006977;~PFAM:PF04893;~TransMembrane:5 (i138-156o162-181i226-244o250-270i282-300o);~go_component: GO:0016020 - membrane [Evidence IEA]), whose product MAQYYPQQQAYGAQSSAQNLQFYPSTYSSVSGHTTPSQASYGGFGAPPNPAAQGYPVGGVGGGYGGFGSPTAGVSGRMGEQGGLRTGWLAAFGTEGYDGEPPLLEELGVNFAHIRTKTLTVLNPFARIDQHLMDDSDLYGALLYIVLYGTFLLLSGKVFYGYIYGVAVFGTVALHLILSLMSPVDPTSPSQAPNAADPSSNYDPHAKPGSSGHFSATLTFPRSASVLGYCFLPLVLTSLLGILVPMDTMFGYLLTTAAVGWCTYSSSGMFCAVARMSGMRGLVAYPLALFYVVFGIMGIFSSRGSGTLAAKTSAA is encoded by the exons ATGGCGCAGTATTATCCACAACAACAGGCCTATGGAGCTCAATCTTCGGCACAAAACCTCCAATTCTACCCTTCTACCTATTCATCTGTATCAGGCCATACAACGCCGTCTCAAGCATCATATGGGGGATTTGGCGCACCGCCAAACCCAGCAGCTCAAGGATACCCCGTTGGAGGGGTCGGGGGAGGGTATGGCGGTTTCGGGTCACCAACCGCTGGTGTCAGCGGAAGAATGGGTGAACAGGGCGGTTTACGTACAGGGTGGCTTGCTGCATTCGGGACTGAGGGTTATGATGGCGAACCTCCGTTGTTAGAGGAGTTGGGGGTTAATTTCGCGCACATCCGTACCAAG ACATTGACGGTTCTTAACCCTTTTGCTCGTATTGACCAGCACCTCATGGACGACAGCGATCTCTATGGCGCCCTGCTCTATATCGTCCTATACGGTACCTTCCTACTTCTTTCAGGCAAGGTGTTCTATGGATATATTTACGGCGTTGCTGTCTTCGGCACCGTCGCCCTTCACCTCATCCTTAGCCTCATGTCCCCCGTTGACCCCACCTCACCATCTCAGGCGCCAAATGCCGCAGACCCATCCTCGAACTACGATCCACACGCCAAACCCGGCTCCTCCGGACACTTCTCTGCTACGCTGACTTTCCCACGTTCCGCAAGTGTCCTGGGCTACTGTTTTCTGCCGCTTGTGCTGACAAGTCTTTTGGGAATCCTCGTACCGATGGACACGATGTTTGGGTACCTGCTTACGACGGCGGCTGTGGGGTGGTGCACATATTCTTCGTCTGGGATGTTTTGCGCCGTGGCGAGAATGAGTGGAATGAGAGGGTTGGTGGCTTATCCGTTGGCGCTGTTTTATGTGGTATTTGGCATCATGGGGATATTTTCGTCGAGGGGGAGTGGGACGCTTGCGGCAAAAACTAGTGCGGCTTAA
- the sam50 gene encoding SAM complex subunit SAM50 (BUSCO:EOG09263DQH;~COG:M;~EggNog:ENOG410PGJI;~InterPro:IPR000184,IPR039910;~PFAM:PF01103;~go_component: GO:0019867 - outer membrane [Evidence IEA]), with amino-acid sequence MSTPLSAEDGDIFESLQRPADPKVLEEQQQAVNERLHSIYQKAQDRLGELIDQNSTLPCTISSVQVLNAKHTRRGFLEQIFNPLLSANQKQPLTLSEALREISARADKLSRFDVFHQPISVYLDQTPPIDGQAGPTNINAYYSVKEKSRVLLKTGTDLGNAEGSAYGNLLWRNVFGGAENLNFNASLGTRTRSAYQAAFDTPILSGPDFRLEVGGIASATQKSWASHEEVLKGGWGKLRWLSRSGQRHELGYNGFWRQVTGLAENASPTVRADAGDSVKSSLFHSWTADRRDNPFLPSRGYYARTFNELAGWGPMKGDVAFWKSEIETQSAIPIPIPGIKGDSGISFTTGIRAGLLYPLGLDSDSRPRLSRLNDRFQLGGPTDVRGFRLSGLGPHDGADAVGGDVYAAGSANLLLPLPRVGAEKPFRLQAFVNGGRLLPLRTAQKTSPTSGTEVKDAMSSTISELGNGLPSIAAGVGLVYAHPAARFELNVSLPLVLRKGEEGRKGLQLGIGINFL; translated from the exons ATGTCCACCCCACTttctgctgaagatggagac ATTTTCGAGAGTCTTCAGCGACCTGCTGACCCCAAGGTGCtagaggagcagcagcaggccgtGAATGAACGTCTTCATTCAATTTACCAGAAAGCGCAAGATCGCCTTGGGGAACTG ATCGACCAAAACTCTACCTTGCCCTGCACAATATCGTCGGTCCAGGTCTTGAACGCAAAGCATACGCGCAGAGGCTTTCTGGAGCAAATTTTCAATCCATTGCTAAGTGCGAACCAGAAACAACCTCTTACCCTGTCAGAAGCTCTACGGGAAATATCAGCACGTGCGGATAAGCTTAGTAGATTCG ATGTCTTTCATCAGCCAATCTCCGTGTATCTAGACCAAACACCGCCGATTGATGGACAAGCGGGCCCGACAAATATCAACGCATACTATTCCGTTAAGGAGAAGTCTCGTGTCCTACTCAAAACCGGAACCGATCTGGGAAATGCGGAAGGCTCAGCATACGGCAATCTCTTATGGCGTAATGTGTTCGGAGGTGCTGAGAATTTGAACTTCAATGCGTCGTTGGGCACGAGGACGCGATCTGCCTACCAAGCCGCGTTTGATACGCCCATTCTTAGCGGCCCAGACTTTCGCCTGGAAGTTGGCGGAATCGCGAGCGCAACACAAAAGTCCTGGGCGAGCCACGAAGAAGTGTTGAAGGGTGGCTGGGGTAAGCTTCGGTGGCTGAGCAGGTCCGGCCAGCGCCATGAGCTTGGCTACAATGGCTTTTGGAGACAGGTCACTGGCCTTGCGGAAAATGCGTCTCCCACGGTTCGAGCCGACGCAGGCGATAGCGTGAAAAGTAGCCTTTTCCATAGTTGGACAGCAGATCGTCGAGACAACCCATTTCTCCCTTCTCGAGGCTACTACGCAAGGACGTTCAATGAGCTGGCTGGTTGGGGACCAATGAAAGGTGACGTTGCGTTCTGGAAATCTGAGATCGAAACGCAAAGCGCTATCCCAATCCCTATTCCGGGAATCAAGGGAGATAGCGGGATAAGCTTTACTACGGGCATCCGTGCTGGTCTTCTTTATCCACTTGGGCTTGACTCCGACTCGCGACCGCGTCTTTCTCGCCTTAATGACCGCTTCCAGCTAGGTGGCCCTACAGACGTTCGAGGCTTCCGTCTCTCGGGCCTCGGGCCTCACGATGGTGCAGATGCTGTTGGAGGTGATGTGTATGCAGCTGGCAGTGCGaatcttctcctcccacttCCACGAGTGGGCGCCGAGAAACCTTTCCGATTACAGGCGTTTGTGAACGGCGGGCGATTACTGCCTCTGCGAACAGCACAGAAGACTTCACCTACTTCTGGCACGGAAGTCAAAGACGCTATGTCATCCACTATCTCTGAACTTGGTAACGGTTTGCCGAGCATCGCAGCCGGTGTCGGGCTCGTCTATGCACACCCAGCCGCCAGGTTTGAGCTCAACGTCTCTCTCCCACTAGTGCTACGgaaaggcgaggaaggcagGAAGGGGTTGCAACTTGGGATCGGTATTAATTTTTTGTAA
- the UBC6 gene encoding ubiquitin-conjugating enzyme E2 (COG:O;~EggNog:ENOG410PGC6;~InterPro:IPR016135,IPR000608;~PFAM:PF00179;~TransMembrane:1 (i255-272o)) has protein sequence MATKAAYKRLTREYQNIQKNPPPFIIAHPSESNILEWHYIITGPHGTPYENGQYWGTLMFPPEYPFAPPAIRMHTPSGRFQPSSRLCLSISDFHPKSFNPAWEVSTILIGLLSFMTSEEMTTGSVSASEAERRVLSARSRWWNSTGGGTHISSTPGVTPTSRGINNVKAGDGGLKFRAEWPELDQENWKWLKENRIDTATGQLRPDPNTGSSKCSPETSALRRRPNGSGPGLGVVMDGGNAAREVGQTWIQRNKVWVGLAVLFGYALISRLVQDVQG, from the exons ATGGCCACAAAAGCAGCTTACAAACGA CTCACACGGGAGTACCAAAACATCCAAAAGAACCCACCACCTTTCATTATTGCGCACCCATCAGAATCCAACATCCTTGA GTGGCATTACATTATCACTGGGCCTCACGGAACGCCGTACGAAAATGGTCAGTACTGGGGTACTTTGATGTTTCCTCCCGAATACCCATTTGCTCCTCCTGCTATCCGCATGCACACCCCAAGTGGTCGATTTCAACCATCATCCCGGCTTTGCCTAAGCATAAGCGATTTCCATCCAAAATCATTCAATCCGGCCTGGGAAGTTTCGACCATTCTCATCGGACTCCTCTCCTTCATGACCAGCGAGGAAATGACCACAGGAAGTGTAAGTGCGTCAGAAGCAGAAAGACGGGTTCTTTCTGCACGGTCTAGATGGTGGAACTCTACAGGCGGGGGCACCCATATCAGCTCTACACCCGGGGTGACACCCACTTCTAGGGGCATCAATAATGTAAAAGCGGGCGATGGGGGTTTGAAGTTCCGTGCGGAATGGCCAGAACTGGACCAGGAAAACTGGAAATGGTTGAAAGAGAATCGCATTGATACTGCGACTGGGCAATTAAGACCTGACCCGAATACTGGATCGAGCAAATGCTCTCCAGAAACGAGTGCGCTCCGCAGACGTCCCAACGGTAGTGGCCCCGGCCTCGGGGTTGTAATGGATGGTGGCAATGCTGCACGAGAGGTCGGCCAAACTTGGATTCAACGCAACAAAGTCTGGGTCGGCCTCGCGGTCTTGTTTGGATATGCCCTTATCTCAAGACTTGTTCAAGATGTTCAGGGTTGA
- the CYC3 gene encoding holocytochrome c synthase CYC3 (COG:C,O;~EggNog:ENOG410PHVD;~InterPro:IPR000511;~PFAM:PF01265;~go_component: GO:0005739 - mitochondrion [Evidence IEA];~go_function: GO:0004408 - holocytochrome-c synthase activity [Evidence IEA]): protein MGWFWADSQPQPLARTYPASSDASPPPGCPMHAPDLSSTPPTAVPETSSACPVRPSDSPFFVAPKSTSSPRPPPATETRQSTLSKLNPLNYMFASLSQERAPNQTVDLGVDREVSSIPRGDSDGNWEYPSPQQMYNAMLRKGHTDTPQDAVEAMVAVHNFLNEGAWDEIVDWERIFSRGLANGWEKCRRGEENIPLELAKEEYYGTANSTPPRLVKFQGRPQELTPKAQILQALGRLYPAKYGTPPPFDRHDWYVMRETPLGPREVRYVIDYYSGPPEPTGEPVFYLDIRPALDSPTAAVERLMRWGGDIWWRASGGVVRNNNAN, encoded by the exons ATGGGTTGGTTTTGGGCCGATTCGCAGCCGCAACCATTGGCGCGCACTTACCCAGCATCATCTGATGCATCGCCCCCG CCAGGGTGCCCCATGCATGCGCCTGACTTGTCCTCTACGCCTCCAACTGCCGTTCCTGAAACTTCGAGCGCCTGTCCGGTCCGACCCTCAGATTCGCCCTTTTTCGTTGCCCCAAAGTCTACATCCTCCCCTCGACCGCCTCCTGCAACAGAGACAAGGCAGTCGACGCTGTCAAAACTTAACCCTCTAAACTATATGTTTGCGTCACTCTCTCAAGAGCGCGCCCCAAACCAGACTGTGGACTTAGGCGTGGATCGCGAGGTCTCTTCCATACCTAGAGGAGACTCGGACGGCAACTGGGAGTACCCCTCCCCACAGCAGATGTACAATGCGATGTTGCGAAAAGGCCATACAGACACACCTCAGGATGCCGTGGAAGCTATGGTTGCGGTCCACAACTTTTTGAATGAAGGCGCCTGGGATGAAATTGTGGATTGGGAACGCATCTTTTCTAGAGGGTTGGCAAATGGATGGGAGAAGTgtcgaagaggagaggaaaatATCCCCTTGGAGCTGGCTAAGGAAGAGTACTACGGAACTGCAAATTCAACTCCACCTCGTCTTGTGAAGTTCCAGGGTCGGCCACAAGAGCTCACACCGAAAGCGCAGATTCTTCAGGCTCTGGGCCGGCTGTATCCTGCAAAGTATGG GACACCGCCTCCATTTGACCGGCATGACTGGTACGTGATGCGCGAAACACCGCTAGGCCCTAGAGAAGTCCGCTATGTGATCGATTACTACTCAGGTCCTCCAGAACCGACGGGAGAGCCTGTATTCTACCTTGATATTCGCCCAGCATTGGATTCGCCCACCGCCGCTGTTGAACGACTAATGAGATGGGGCGGAGACATTTGGTGGCGCGCCAGTGGAGGCGTTGTTCGAAACAACAACGCGAACTAA